The Synergistota bacterium genomic sequence GTCAAAAGTTAAGATATTATATACCATTCAAAAATATAGATTCGGTCTTAGAACTCCTAAGATCAATAAATGGCCTGGGCATAATATTTGATGATTACGAAAAATTCGGGTTGTGGCCTGATACTTATGAATGGGTGTATGAAAAAGGATGGCTTAAGAGCTTTTTTAAGCTAATAAGCGAAGGAAGAATAAAAACCCTTTTACCTTCAGAGGTCCTAGAAACTAAAAAGGCCTTAGGTTTAGCATACCTTCCCACGGTTAGCTACTTCGAAATGGGAGAATGGTCTTTACCAGCCGAAACAGCTCTTACATTTAAAGAGCTGATAAGCTATCTTGAAAAGGAAGGAATATTTCAAAAATATAAAGGAATTATAAGAGGCGGACATTGGAAAAATTTCTTGAGAAAATATCCTGAATCAAACTATATGCACAAAAAGATGTATCTTGTAAGTAAACTAGTTAAGAATATTCCCGATAGTGAAACCAAAGAAAAGGCAAAAAGACATCTGTACCGAGCTCAATGTAACGATGCTTACTGGCATGGAATATTTGGAGGCATATATTTTCCACACCTTAGAGAAAATATCTTCAAGGAGCTTTCTAAAGCAGAACGCTTAGCGCTTGGAGAAAGAAAAGAAACCTTCATAGAGGATATAGATATGGATGGCTCAAAGGAAATATATATTTCAACCCCTAAAATAACCTGTGTAATTAAACCATCTTTAGGAGCATCTATAAGAGAATTAACCTTCCATCCACGCCAAAAAAACTTAATAAACACGCTTTCAAGAAAAAAGGAGCATTATCATGTTATTCAAGAAGGTCTAAAAACTGAGAAAAAAACAGACTCTATTTCTACCATACACGAAAGAGTCTACAAACTTAATATCCATGAACTTGACTTCGATGAGTATGAACGCACCTTTGGTTATGAAGAGATTATCCTAGATGAAGGAAAAACAAGGATAAACTTACTTAATGAAGATTTTGAAATAATATCTTATGATAACCTTTCCTTCGAGTTCAAATTAAATAACTCCTTACTCAAAAGCAAAAACATTGATTTTAAGAAGAAAATAGAAATGCTTGACAATGGTTTAAAGATAATGTATCTTTTAAACAAAAAGGACTTCCTTAGTTTAAAGTTATTCTTTAATCTGAAACTAACTTCCATAGATAATGATTACTCCCTAATAAAAGTAAAAGATAAAAGCGAACCTATAAGTAAATTCCTATCATCAGAAGGCAACAAAGTAGAAATAGAAGATAAGCTCGCTTCGTTAAAATTATTATTTATCACAGACTGCTTGTGTCAAATATCAGCAAAACAAATTTATACTATTTCTCAGACAGAGGAAGGATACGATACAACATATCAAGCAACTGAGCTAATCTTAAAGCCACAGATAGAGAAAGAGTGTCTATTAGTTACTATTAATATAATAGAGTGCTAAGAGGTGAAAGCATGAAACTGGGGTATATTCACTTAACTTTGCATGGTCATGTGCCATTCGTATTAAATCATGGCACCTGGCCACATGGTGAAGTCTGGCTACAGGAAATAGTGTGGGAAACATATATTCCATTGCTTGAACTCTTACACGAATATAGGGTTTCAAAACTACCAATTAAATTAACCTTGAATCTATCTCCAATATTGCTTGAGCAGATTTCAAACCAGCGCTTTATTAAAAACTTTGAAGACTATATTAACGAACAAATTAAATATGCTAAACGAGAGGAAGAAGAATACAGGACTAGGGAGCCTATAAGATCAAACCTTGCCAAATATTGGATATCAATTTACGAGAAAAGAAAACAATTCTTTGAAAACCTTGATGGAATAGTTAGCTCTTTTAAAAAATTTGCTGAGGATGGGCTTATAGAAATTATATCTTGTGCTGCTACTCACGGATATCTCCCCCTCTTAGGATACGATGAATGCGTAGAATCACAAGTTAAGATTGGATTAATGACCTCAAGGAAACACTTCAGTGGACTTGATATCAAAGGATTTTGGCTTCCAGAGTGCGCTTACAGATCTTCGTATAAATGGACAAATCCGATTACAGGAGAAACCCTCTTCAGAAAGGGACTAGAGATTATACTTTATGATAATAGAATAACATTCTCTTACACTGATTATCATCTACTTGTTGGCCAGGAAAAGGTAGGGATAGTGGAATCTCCTTACGAAAGCAAATCATGGGATAGCTTAGAAAAGAGAGAAAAGATATGCAAAGCTGATCAAGATTATAAAAAACTTATACCATTAAAGCCATACTACTGTATCTCTCCAGGTTATGAAAAGGGAATCGTATTCTTAATAAGAGATCCAATCGGCACTTCAAGAGTATGGAGTAGAGATATGGGATTTCCTGGAAACGGTAGATATCTTGAATTTCATAAGAGAGCTTTTCCAGGAGGACACAGATTCTGGAGAGTAACAGACAAAAAGCTCGGATTGGGAGCAAAGGAATTCTACGAACCATTAAAAGCGTTAGAAGCTATAAACGAACATGCAACACTATTTGTTAATATGCTCCAAGATAGAAGTAAAGAAGCTCTTCTGAATTTCAATCTTAGGCCGCTTTTCGTTGAAGTCTTTGATGCGGAACTTTTTGGACACTGGTGGCACGAGGGAATATTATGGTTAAAAGAGGTTTTTAAACTCATAAACTTAAACGGCTTAATAGAACCGCTATTTGGTAGAGAAATTTTAGAAATATACGAAAAGATAGAAATAACTCACTTGTGGGAAGGATCATGGGGAGCAGGAGGAGATCATAGAATATGGCTTAACGAGGAAACAAAATGGATGTGGAACAAGATATATGAATGTGAGAAAAAAATGATAGATGAGCTTTCACCTATGGAGCCCAAAAATGACATTCATCTCTTAGCTCTAAACCAAGCAGCTAAAGAATTACTTCTACTTGAAGCATCCGATTGGGAATTCTTATATACAACTTGGCAAGCGCGCGACTATGCAGAGCAAAGGTTTCAGAGACACTACAGCAATTTTATAAAGACGTATGAGTTAGCTAAAGCTTTAAATAAAGGAATACATCCTGAGGAAGGAAAGATAGAAGAAATCATGAGAATAGCAAGAGATGATGATATTTTCGAGGGGGTGGATTATAAGCTCTGGAGAAAGAAGAAGTAATAAGAGTACTAAATATATGCTCAGAAGTTCATCCCTTAAATAAAGTGGGAGGCTTGGGAGATGTAGCTTTTGAGCTTCCTCAGGTATTGAACAAAACCAAAAAGGTAGTATCCTCAGTAATTGTACCGTTAAATAAACTTGCTATAGAAAATCTTGAAAAGCTTAACCTTAAAATTCAGTATATGAAAGAGATGTATATTCCTCTTGACTTGAGATGCCATAGGCTATCTTTATCTAAGCTTCTATGGGATAAAAACGTTGAGATATTTCTTGTTGGAGGAGATATTATAGAAAAGAGCCCGCCTTATCCCGAGAAGAACGATCCTTTATACAATTTTGTGTTTCCGCTTTTTGCACTTGGCTGTTTAGAAATCTTAAAGGAAAACTTCTTAGAACAAAGCTATGATCTTATCCATGTACACGATTGGCCTGCCTCACTTATACCTATATTTAGTAGCTTTCATAGATATTATAAAGACTTTAAAATACCACCTATAGTATTATCTATACACAACATAGCTCACCAAGGAATTTACGAACCTGAAGTTATAGAAAAATGGCATTTGCTTCCTCATTGCTTTAATGTAAGCTATCTTGAATTCTGGGGGAAAATAAATCTTCTTAAGGGAGGAATTATTCTATCAAGAGCTATAATAACTGTAAGTCCATCTTATGCTGAAGAAATAAAGACCCCCGAGTTTGGTTTCGGACTTGATGGAGTAATTAGAGAAAACGCTCAAAAACTCTATGGTATAACAAATGGCATAGATCAAGAAAGATGGGATCCATCAAAGGATAACGCTATACCCTGTAAATATGATTACCAAAACCTTGAAGGCAAAAGAAAGTGTAAAGCAAATCTTCTTAAGGAACTTTCTCTTGAAAATGATATCGACAAACCCTTAATAAGCGTAATCTCAAGGATCACCTATCAAAAGGGCTTTGATATCCTAATACCAGTTATATCTGAAATACTAAATTTAGGCTGCCAAATGATTGTATTAGGAAGCGGAGACCCTTACTTTTCTGAAAAGCTAAGCTTTATCGAAAGGGATTTTAGTTCTTGCTATAAATTCATAAATACTTTCGACGAAACCTTAGCAAGAAAGGTATATGCAGCTTCAGATATTCTACTTATGCCATCACTATATGAACCCTGCGGAATATCACAAATGATAGCTTTAAGATACGGAACAATTCCTGTTGCAAGAAAGGTAGGGGGTTTGAAAGACACAATTAAAGATTTAGAAGAAGATGGTTGGGGGTTTTTGTTCGAAGAATATAGTCCGAGAGCTTTACTCGAGAGTGTAAGAAAAGCTATAAGTATATACACAAACCAAAAAGAAAAATTTTCCAATGCTATAAAAAAAGCGATGTGCCTTGACTTCTCATGGGAAAGTAAAATTAACTCATATTTAGATGTTTATAAAAAAATTTTAAAGAGGTGAGTAATGTTGTTTTATGGTGAGTATGGAAGAGTCTTGTCAATGGTTTTAGCAGGAGGTAAGGGAACAAGACTCTATCCTTTAACAAAATATAGGACTAAACCGGCAGTTTTTTTTGCAGCTAAATATAGAATAGTAGATTTCGCTCTATCTAACTTAGTTAACTCTGGTTTCTTCTCCATTTATCTCCTTGTTCAATTTAAGAGCCAATCATTAAACGAACATATATCGAGAGGATGGCAACTTGGAGGAGCTCTAAGAGATAGAGACATATTTATATCTACCGTCCCTCCACAAATGTGGACCGGAGAACATTGGTACAAAGGAACGGCAGATGCTATATACCAAAATATTCATCTGATAACAACGTTTGACGCCGATAGAGTTCTCATACTTGCAGCTGATCATATTTACAAGATAGACATAAGACAGTTCATCGAGTTTCATCTAGACAACAAAGCAGATATTACAATCTGTGCTACCGTCGTTCCAAAAGAAGAAGCAAAAGCCTTTGGAGTTATCCAAGTAAACGAGAAAAACAGAGTGATAGGCTTTTATGAAAAAATACCTAACCCTCCAGAAATACCTAATAAGAAAGGATTTTGCCTAGCTTCGATGGGAAACTATATCTTTGAAAGAGAGGTTATTGAAGAAGTACTTTTAGAAGATGCCCACGATCCGCTCAGCACCCATGATTTTGGAAAGGACATTTTCCCGAAAGCCTATAAAAAGTATAGAGTTTATGCTTACGACTTTACAAGTAATAAAATTCCGGGGAATGAACATCCCTATTGGAGAGACGTAGGAACAATCCAATCCTATTGGACAGCTCACATGGATATATTAAGACCCGATCCTGATCTAAACCTTTATAATCCTCAATGGCCTATAAGAACAGTAAGTTATGGAGATCCACCTGCTTATATTTATCCCGCTGATGGATATAAACCATTCGTACTTGAAACTCTTCAAGCAGAAGGCAGCAGAATCTTAGGGGCAACGGTAATAAGATCAGTTTTAGGAAGAAATTGCATTATCAATCCTGGTTCAGTTATAGAAGAGTGTATAATAGGTAAAATGTCTATTATAGGAGAAAAGTGTAAGCTAAGAAGGGTTATAGTGGACTCAAATGTGTATATACCACCTGGCACAGTAATCGGTTATGATCCTGAAGCTGATGCTAAACGATTTTTCTTAGATGAAAGTGGTATAGTTGTAGTTCCTATGCCATCTATATTTTTACGTTCTGAAAAGAAATACTATACCTATGGGTGGGAAGAAACCGCTATATAAAGGAGGATAACTTTGAAAGGTGCTAGAGCTATTTTAGAAATACTTAAAGAATATGAAGTAAAACATGTTTTCGGATTACCAGGAGAAACATCTATACCATTATATCTGGAATGGATTAACTTCCCTGAAATTAAACACATATTAACAAGAGATGAAAGAAGCGCTTGCTTTATGGCAGATGGCTACGCAAAAGTGAGTTATAAACCAGGTATTTGTGAAGCCCCAAGCGTTGGAGCAACACATCTAATACCAGGGGTTATCGAGGCTTATAAATCATCAACGCCGATGGTAGTCATTACAACAGATACTCCTCTGAATGTAGAAAAAAGAAACATGCTCACTGGTTTCGATCAAACCCCCTTATTTCAACCTATAACAAAAGACAGCATTACAATCTATAAAGCCTCAGATATTCCTTTCGCTTTTAGAAGAGCTTTCAGATTAGCAACAACGGGGAAACCTGGTCCCACCCACTTGAGAATTCCCATAGATGTATTAGAAGAAGATGTACCCCATACCAACTTAAAAGCACAAAGGGAGTTTTCAAGATATCCTGGCCATAGATTTTGTGCTAACCTAAAAGAGATAGAAAGGGCTGTAAATCTTCTTATAGAAAGTCAGAAGCCTGTGATAATCTGTGGACAAGGAGCATTATACTCTGCTGCCTGGGACGAAATAGAAGAACTTGCTGAATTTTTAGGGATTCCTGTTGGAACTACAATTTCTGGTAAAGGAAGCTTTTCCGAAAGCCATCCCCTATCAATAGGTGTCGTAGGAATACGAGGAGGAACACCTCTGTCAAACGAAGTTATAGAAAGTGCAGATCTTATATTTTACATAGGTTGTAATACTGACTTTGTTACCACAAACAACTGGAAACTTCCAGAACCAGATTCTGACAAAAAAATCATTCATCTTGATATAAGTGAAGTAGAAGTTTCAAATAATTACTCAACTGACGTAATACTTATAGGAGATGCCAAATCTTCTTTAAAAGAAATGCTCAAAGTCTTGAAGAAAAAACTCATATCACCATACGATTATCTAAATCTTCCAAGAACGAAAGCGATTATAGAAAGTTTCAAGAAATACAAAGAGGAACTAAAAGAAAAAGCTATCCAAGAAAACACTTCTAAAGGATTAAATCCTCTCTCAGTTATTGAGATACTTAATGAAACGCTTAATGAAGATTACGTTATAACCGTAGACCCTGGCACAAGTGCAATATATTCTTCCGCCTTTTTTAAAGCCAAAAAAGCTGGAAGAAAAATGCTTTTTAATTTCTCATTAGGAGCCTTAGGCTACGCTCTTCCTGCTGCTATAGGAGCTTACTTCGCAAATCCTGGATCTCAAATATTTGTTTTAACCGGTGATGGTAGCCTAGGATTTACGCTTGGAGAACTCGAGACCATATCAAGAGAAAACATCAATATAAAGATAATTCTATTCAGAAACGATAGCTTTGGGTGGATCAAAGCAACTATGAAACTCATATATGGTTCAAAACACTTCTCTACGGAATTTAAAGAGATAGAATATTACAAAGTAGCTCAAGACTTTGGCATAGATTCCTACAAGGTTGAAAATTATAAGGATCTTAAACTTATAATTGAAAAAACCCTTGGAGAAGAAAAACCTGCTTTTATAGAAATTCCTGTTCCCTCAGAAGATGAGCTTGTTCCACCAGTTCCCTCGTGGCTCGAAAGAGCTAAAAAAACCGGCTTACCACATATAGTATAATACTCTTATGAAAAACATCCTAATACTTACCATAACGATTGGAATCCTCAGTTGCCTTTTATTCTCTTGGTACTTTCTATTACCACTGTATCTCAAAGAACTAGGAGCTTCAGACAAAATGATTAACGTTGCTTATTTTATCTTTAATTTGATTTTCTACATCGGACAAGTCCCAGGAGGGATATTAAGCGACAAGTTTGGAAGGAAACCAATAATAGCCATAACGACCATTGTCTATGCCTTTTCAGGCTATGGTATTCACCTCTCTAAAAACTGGATAGAAGCTTTTATATTCTACTCTATAGGTTGTCTCTCAAGTTCTATACAACTACCAGCCATATACGCAATGACATTCGAATCTCAAAAACACAAGGGACTATCCTTTAGTTTAACAAGCTTTTCCTACAACTTAGGATTAGCCTTAGGACCTCTAATAGGAGCTTTTCTCCTTAAAAAAACAGATATAAAAGGGCTTTTAATCATATACTCCATAGCAGCCTTTATTATAGGTATCACTCGTATAATACTTTTAGAAGAAACGCTATCCAAGAGAAACCTGGATCCCAGAGAAAAAGCCTCTCTCCTTCGAGGAAAGCTTTTCTTGTTCAGTGGAGGCATATTCTTCTTCTTAAGCATCACTCTCACCATAAATGGACCTTACATATCTTTATACTTAAAAGAAAGTCTAAATCTTCTAGAAAAGGACATTAACATGATATTCACAAAAATTGGAATAACAAGTGCCTTAACATGTCTTGCATTTAGCAAAATAGTAGGACATATAGATCCAGCAAAAACGTGGGCAATAGCCTCTCTCTTACATCCTTTTCTTTTGTTTCTCTGGGCACTCCTTAGAGCTCCCTTATTTATCCTTATTCTCTCAACAATTTTCGTTGAAATAGCCTATATAGTCTATCCTATTCTTGCTTCAAAAGCTTTCCCGGAAAAGTTAAGAGGAAAAGGACTGGGTCTATTCGGCTTCGTAACAGGAGGGATGGGATCACTTTCCCCGTTACTTTTAAACCTATTTAACGAAAAACCTCCTCTTCCCCTTCCATTTGTGCTAGCTACCATATTTGGATTTTTAGCATTCTGGTTTATAATAAAAGCAGGAGGTGACTTTAAAAATGAGCATCAGTAAGAGCAAAAAGATTGCCACTTTTTCACTCTATAGCGCACTCGTGTGTATAGCTACTTTCATCCATGTTCCGATCCCAGGCTATAGAATCTACTTTAACTTAGGAGAAGGAGCAATATACACTATAGCAATTCTATTTGGAGGAGCTGCCGGAGGAATAGCAGGTGGATTGGGATCTGCACTAGCGGATCTCATCTTAGGTTACCCATTATGGGCACCCTTTACCTTAGTTATAAAGGGCATAGAAGGTTTCGTAGTTGGTAAAGTAGGGAAAAAGAACAAAGTACTGGCCTTAAGCATTGGAGCAACCGTAATGATAACAGGATATTCCTTAGCAGCCGGGTTCCTATACGGCATAGGAGCTATCCCTGTGGAGGCTCTGACAGACTTAGTCCAATGTTCCGTGGGAATACTAGTAGCACTTCCTTTAGTTAGAATACTTCATAAGAGCAGTTTAGAAGAAAAGTTACAGATAAACAATAAGTAAAAATTGAGTAAATTTAAGATTCGTCTATTACTACGCCTATTACCCTATTTCCATCTAAATAAACCGAAAAGCTACCCCTATATATCCTTATAGCAGGATGTTTTGTCATCTCATATTCCTTACTATCGAACCAATTTTTGTTAAATAAATTACCATCAGCACCTATGAATACAGGAAGATATAATATCCCATCAATATCAAGATCCGCAAAGAAATGAGTTCCATATGAAAGCTCCGGCGTAAAACCCTTTTCAAGTATACCAATTTCAACTATTATTCCGCAATTTGAGATTTCGCTATACTCTATTGGAACCCCTTGACGAGGATTAGTACTGCCCCACCTTCCAGGGCCTATTAATATAAATCTCTCCCCTTCCAAGCTTCTATTTATTCTACCTATCTC encodes the following:
- a CDS encoding glycogen synthase, coding for MRVLNICSEVHPLNKVGGLGDVAFELPQVLNKTKKVVSSVIVPLNKLAIENLEKLNLKIQYMKEMYIPLDLRCHRLSLSKLLWDKNVEIFLVGGDIIEKSPPYPEKNDPLYNFVFPLFALGCLEILKENFLEQSYDLIHVHDWPASLIPIFSSFHRYYKDFKIPPIVLSIHNIAHQGIYEPEVIEKWHLLPHCFNVSYLEFWGKINLLKGGIILSRAIITVSPSYAEEIKTPEFGFGLDGVIRENAQKLYGITNGIDQERWDPSKDNAIPCKYDYQNLEGKRKCKANLLKELSLENDIDKPLISVISRITYQKGFDILIPVISEILNLGCQMIVLGSGDPYFSEKLSFIERDFSSCYKFINTFDETLARKVYAASDILLMPSLYEPCGISQMIALRYGTIPVARKVGGLKDTIKDLEEDGWGFLFEEYSPRALLESVRKAISIYTNQKEKFSNAIKKAMCLDFSWESKINSYLDVYKKILKR
- a CDS encoding DUF1957 domain-containing protein, with the translated sequence MKLGYIHLTLHGHVPFVLNHGTWPHGEVWLQEIVWETYIPLLELLHEYRVSKLPIKLTLNLSPILLEQISNQRFIKNFEDYINEQIKYAKREEEEYRTREPIRSNLAKYWISIYEKRKQFFENLDGIVSSFKKFAEDGLIEIISCAATHGYLPLLGYDECVESQVKIGLMTSRKHFSGLDIKGFWLPECAYRSSYKWTNPITGETLFRKGLEIILYDNRITFSYTDYHLLVGQEKVGIVESPYESKSWDSLEKREKICKADQDYKKLIPLKPYYCISPGYEKGIVFLIRDPIGTSRVWSRDMGFPGNGRYLEFHKRAFPGGHRFWRVTDKKLGLGAKEFYEPLKALEAINEHATLFVNMLQDRSKEALLNFNLRPLFVEVFDAELFGHWWHEGILWLKEVFKLINLNGLIEPLFGREILEIYEKIEITHLWEGSWGAGGDHRIWLNEETKWMWNKIYECEKKMIDELSPMEPKNDIHLLALNQAAKELLLLEASDWEFLYTTWQARDYAEQRFQRHYSNFIKTYELAKALNKGIHPEEGKIEEIMRIARDDDIFEGVDYKLWRKKK
- a CDS encoding MFS transporter → MKNILILTITIGILSCLLFSWYFLLPLYLKELGASDKMINVAYFIFNLIFYIGQVPGGILSDKFGRKPIIAITTIVYAFSGYGIHLSKNWIEAFIFYSIGCLSSSIQLPAIYAMTFESQKHKGLSFSLTSFSYNLGLALGPLIGAFLLKKTDIKGLLIIYSIAAFIIGITRIILLEETLSKRNLDPREKASLLRGKLFLFSGGIFFFLSITLTINGPYISLYLKESLNLLEKDINMIFTKIGITSALTCLAFSKIVGHIDPAKTWAIASLLHPFLLFLWALLRAPLFILILSTIFVEIAYIVYPILASKAFPEKLRGKGLGLFGFVTGGMGSLSPLLLNLFNEKPPLPLPFVLATIFGFLAFWFIIKAGGDFKNEHQ
- a CDS encoding DUF1925 domain-containing protein → MEIVFGVHAHQPVGNPDEIIMKAFERCYTPFLETLLKFSNIKIAFHISGYLLEWALENRADFIEILKELVKTGNIELLGGGFYEPIVSSIPREDAIEQIKLFSNFLEEVFGKRPRGAWLTERVWEPCIPALFKEAGIDYTFVDDYHFLCMGFKEEELNGYYCTEYNGQKLFLFPTSQKLRYYIPFKNIDSVLELLRSINGLGIIFDDYEKFGLWPDTYEWVYEKGWLKSFFKLISEGRIKTLLPSEVLETKKALGLAYLPTVSYFEMGEWSLPAETALTFKELISYLEKEGIFQKYKGIIRGGHWKNFLRKYPESNYMHKKMYLVSKLVKNIPDSETKEKAKRHLYRAQCNDAYWHGIFGGIYFPHLRENIFKELSKAERLALGERKETFIEDIDMDGSKEIYISTPKITCVIKPSLGASIRELTFHPRQKNLINTLSRKKEHYHVIQEGLKTEKKTDSISTIHERVYKLNIHELDFDEYERTFGYEEIILDEGKTRINLLNEDFEIISYDNLSFEFKLNNSLLKSKNIDFKKKIEMLDNGLKIMYLLNKKDFLSLKLFFNLKLTSIDNDYSLIKVKDKSEPISKFLSSEGNKVEIEDKLASLKLLFITDCLCQISAKQIYTISQTEEGYDTTYQATELILKPQIEKECLLVTINIIEC
- a CDS encoding ECF transporter S component translates to MSISKSKKIATFSLYSALVCIATFIHVPIPGYRIYFNLGEGAIYTIAILFGGAAGGIAGGLGSALADLILGYPLWAPFTLVIKGIEGFVVGKVGKKNKVLALSIGATVMITGYSLAAGFLYGIGAIPVEALTDLVQCSVGILVALPLVRILHKSSLEEKLQINNK
- the glgC gene encoding glucose-1-phosphate adenylyltransferase, which codes for MFYGEYGRVLSMVLAGGKGTRLYPLTKYRTKPAVFFAAKYRIVDFALSNLVNSGFFSIYLLVQFKSQSLNEHISRGWQLGGALRDRDIFISTVPPQMWTGEHWYKGTADAIYQNIHLITTFDADRVLILAADHIYKIDIRQFIEFHLDNKADITICATVVPKEEAKAFGVIQVNEKNRVIGFYEKIPNPPEIPNKKGFCLASMGNYIFEREVIEEVLLEDAHDPLSTHDFGKDIFPKAYKKYRVYAYDFTSNKIPGNEHPYWRDVGTIQSYWTAHMDILRPDPDLNLYNPQWPIRTVSYGDPPAYIYPADGYKPFVLETLQAEGSRILGATVIRSVLGRNCIINPGSVIEECIIGKMSIIGEKCKLRRVIVDSNVYIPPGTVIGYDPEADAKRFFLDESGIVVVPMPSIFLRSEKKYYTYGWEETAI
- a CDS encoding thiamine pyrophosphate-binding protein, whose product is MKGARAILEILKEYEVKHVFGLPGETSIPLYLEWINFPEIKHILTRDERSACFMADGYAKVSYKPGICEAPSVGATHLIPGVIEAYKSSTPMVVITTDTPLNVEKRNMLTGFDQTPLFQPITKDSITIYKASDIPFAFRRAFRLATTGKPGPTHLRIPIDVLEEDVPHTNLKAQREFSRYPGHRFCANLKEIERAVNLLIESQKPVIICGQGALYSAAWDEIEELAEFLGIPVGTTISGKGSFSESHPLSIGVVGIRGGTPLSNEVIESADLIFYIGCNTDFVTTNNWKLPEPDSDKKIIHLDISEVEVSNNYSTDVILIGDAKSSLKEMLKVLKKKLISPYDYLNLPRTKAIIESFKKYKEELKEKAIQENTSKGLNPLSVIEILNETLNEDYVITVDPGTSAIYSSAFFKAKKAGRKMLFNFSLGALGYALPAAIGAYFANPGSQIFVLTGDGSLGFTLGELETISRENINIKIILFRNDSFGWIKATMKLIYGSKHFSTEFKEIEYYKVAQDFGIDSYKVENYKDLKLIIEKTLGEEKPAFIEIPVPSEDELVPPVPSWLERAKKTGLPHIV